In Rutidosis leptorrhynchoides isolate AG116_Rl617_1_P2 chromosome 6, CSIRO_AGI_Rlap_v1, whole genome shotgun sequence, the DNA window TTACCGGTCAACGTCCCCACACGGTTAACCTCCAATCGATTTCTCGATTTCTATCAGGTAACTCGATCTATCGGTTCCTAACCGTAGGTATCAGTAGTTCGATATCACGTTAATTTGATGACTGCGTGTTAGTTACTATGTTCTAATTTGTATGGAAGCCTAATTTGaattcatgtttttttttttcgGAAAGCAAACCCTAGGTACAAATAAAGTCGTAACTTGAATTTGATTGATTTTGTTAGTGTTATGTTGTTGTGATTTGTAATTAAGGCTTATTAAGAATTTAGTATCTGCTAAGATGAGACATTAGTTGTTAATGATGTTATATACGAAATAATACGGAATTTAATTGATTTTATAGTGCTGTGAGGTGGCAATTGTGATTCATTTCTCATAGTGTTAGTTGTAAACCGAACTCTAGGAATCTAATACTACCGTAAACAAAATTCTAGGTGTTAATGATGTTGTATAGTGTGAATTTGGTTGACGTTATAGTTTCTGTGAAGCGATATTTACTTTTTGTTTTTTTGGTTGTTAAAATGTTAGTGATACTAAATTGTACGGAGTAGTAACTTATAATGAGGGCCTAATTAGCAGTCATTATTACATTAATGATTTCGTGTAACGTGAATTTGCTTTATGTGATAGTTTCGTAGGAGTTAAGATATTGTAATTTTAATTTGTAACAAATCAAAATTTGAATGCAGCTTGGAAATAAGGATGCAATCGAGAAAGAGCGTGCTCGACTGTAAGTTTTGTGCTTTGGTGTTGTGTAATTGTAGATGGTTGTTCAGTAGAATACATATTAAGCTGTGgttaattttaatattttatattttatgtGATGTGATTTAGGGCAGTAAAGATGAAATGAATAGGGGATATTTTGCTGATATGGCAGAACTTAAAGAACACGGTGGTAAGGTAAAATTTATTCATGTGATTATTGTTTAGATTTTCGTGCTCTATAGGGTGATATAATGATATATGATTTGAGCTGGCATGTGATATGTATTTACAGATTGCTACTGCAAACAAAATTGTTATTCCTGCAATGGCAGCTGTTAAGTTTCCTCAGCTAGAAGTTAACTTTTCAGCCGGAAAATCATTAAAACTACCAGTCACTACTTTTGGACCTGATACCGACTCGTTGAAGGCTACTATTCCAAAAGCAACTTTGATGTGTCTTTCATTCCGTGCAACTTCACAGGTTTAAATgtttttattatgtttttttttttataatcatgaaGCAATTAAGTAATGTAGCTGTCAGTAGCATACTATATAATTGCGGAATTGGAATTAAAATGCTGTCCTTTTACAGGTAATGATTGATTCATGGTGTGCTCCTTTTATTGAaacttttaaaaactcagaaaaagttCAGTTATACGAGGTACTCATATTAAGGTTTCCTGCATGTCTTTTAGTTCCGTGATTTGGGATATAATTAACACGTTTCATATTTTCAGGTCTCTGTAATTGAATCGTGGCTGTTATTGCAGACCCCAATAAAGAAACTTTTACTTCTCATGTTGAAAAAGTCAAAACCCTCAGAAGATGGTGTGTTGCAGAGACAGATAGCGTACGCTTTTGGCGACCATTATTACTTCAGAAAGGAGCTGAAAATACTGAATCTGTTAACCGGGTATAACTCTCTTCATTCACTTGTTGCTTACAACTTTAAGCTTTATGCAATGTCATCCGTTTTAAATACGTTGTGCTGTTGTTAATGATGCACAGGTACATGTTCTTACTGGACAAATTTGGTAGGATACGCTGGCAAGGTTTTGGATTGGCAACACCAGACGAATTGTCTTCACTTTTATCGTGTACTTCACTTTTGCtagaagaagaatgacagatgctaCCAAAGAATTTTTTTAAGGATTTGTTTTTTGCATTTCggagattttaaaagtgagaatcAAACTGGTTAAATGTACCTGATGAGAATGCACATGACTTATTCCAGACATTGTTAATAACGGTATTAACCAGAAAATGGTGAAAAAAATTGCATCTAAAATCGCATTTTGTACTACAACCGCGTTCTAATTTTGTATGTTAACCTGACTTTCTTCAGCCGCTACTAATTTTGTATGTTATGTGTATATTTTTGCTTTTTTCATCGAATTTGTTATCCCCAATTGTTTGATATGAAGCTACATAACTGAACCAAGAGAAGTATACTCAATATCATGTTATCGATTATTACAAGTttgtttttgataaaataatattttagTGCAATAGAGAAGGCTTAGAAAGAGTTAGAAAGAGTCAGGTTTCAACTCTCCGAATAATGTGGTTAACCTTAGGGTCAGGAAACTGATCGAGGGTGATTAAATCATAATTGTTCGCCGAAGAATGATTAGGGATTTAACGGCTATGGGGGCAAAGACATGTACGTATAGGCAAAACCCCGAATGTGAATTGAGATGGAGGCCATATAGGTGCTCATCATCTGTGTCCCTTGAGTGACAACAACGATGACAATCTGTAATAATCTAATTTTTTTTAATAGAAGTAGTTTGGAGACTAAAGCCCTAGAAAATTTTGGGTGACCTTTGACAAGTATGACCTGTCCTGTTTGAATTTTTAAGCTATTCTACAAAACCAAAAATAAACCCATGGGTCAAAGTTGGCACCCCTCTAATTCTTAGATATACAACTCTGTAAATAATTGCATACTTCTTACTCCAATACCAACTGCGAATTACACTAAACTAAGTACACTGAGCTGAGAAGAGGCAAGAATAGATTAGATTAAATAGATAGGATGGATTAGATTATGGAAATATGAGAAATATGGTTTTTATTAAGGTCTGCTATTGGATACGCAGACCCATTAAGGTAGTAAAACATTAAATATGTTTATCCAATGTGCTGTATTTTCTAAAAGCTTTTCAACATGAAATGTTGCTCTACAAATGGAATTATGGATTGATCTTTTTGTCATTTTACTATGAGGTCACATGATTTATATCAATAACACCGATGATCAAATAAGTGGTTTTATCTCTAATCTGCATGTTACTTTCATATGAATATCTGAAGTGATGTAAGATATATGATTTCTTGCTGAAATGGTAACTGACTTGATGAAGATTATAATAATTGCCTGCCTATAGGATCTTCTTTGCCCTGAGGTATGAGTAAGTGAGAAAAAATGCCACTACAGCACCAAATATGATTCCTCCTGTGGTAAGCCAAAACGCAAACTGCATACAACAAATTTGTGAATCTTATAAGTTGTAAACTGTTCTCCTACATGTATGAAAAAGATATTAAAGCTTTAAGAAGAGTAAGAAAAACTTACCACGTGTTCTTCAAGGTAGGATCTTAAATTCATGCCAAATATACCTACACACAAATTGAACATTAAGGTATTTGGGTCAATGGAGATGTGATTTTTTCTTGTCTTTCAACATGCATAGTGCCTAATTTTGTATATCTTTCTAGTTTACAATCATTTTTGAACATTTTTCTCTATCTAGTAGTGATGGTTGAACAGGTACGTCTAATAACAGAAAGCGTTAGTTTATAAATGTGAATGTCAAATTTTGAAATTTTCTAGTGAtggaataatattaatataataacctgAAACCAGAGCACCAACTGCAAGACAGAACGTCCCAACCTGAAGAAGCAATTCAAATCTGCTGACCTGAAGTCTTCGAGAACTGTCAAACAAACAGACAATATGTACATACTAAGTAATTTAGTTTAACATAAATTAATCCCTCCATTACTTAGAAATTGAAAATTCACATTTTAAAATGTCACTAGAATTGCAATGGTTTCCCTTTCGACAACTAATAATAGATAGTAATAGTGTAATAGTAATACCTACCTATTCATCAACTTTATACAGCAACACATTGTTTTGTTCCACAACCAAGGATTTCATAGAGATCTAAGTCTAACTAATAATCAACCAGTTTTATAGAACTACAAGTAAAGTTCTACATTGCAATCTAAGCTGATGAGCATTAATTGCACATTTTCAAAATTCAGGTAAACTTTAAGATTGCATAAAACTCATCACACTAAAATAATTGAAGTGGTAGTGAATAACAAACAAAAATGTAAACCTCAAGTTAACGGCAATAGAGTCTTCCATTTCTCTTGCAGAATCAAGTAGCCTTTCTGCTTGATTATGACATGATTCACATCTGAGATCAAAAAAACATTCAACTTTCTTTAAGCATACTCCATGAATGGCAATGTAATACTTTTGATTCAAATGcttttcagaaaaaaaaaaaaaaaaaaaaaaaagaaaacaaagcAACAACACTTGTAGTTAAGAGTAGCTGGCTTATAATACATCTACCTGTGAAGATAGTTTTCCAGCAACATTTCGATTTCTTCCTCCTCTTCTACAAATGATGAAATTAACCATGAATGCATTAATTACGGTTACAAACAGTTGTCCCAACTTTTGCATCGCACTTACCCTCGGCAATCTGTTTATCAAGCGGAACTGTGCACTCAACATCAATGTTTCTACTCAAGATGCAATTTCTGCCCACAATACAGAGACGGCGTATTTCTTGAGAATCTTCTAGCATATCAAGCAGCATTTGTCTGAGTGCCCCTGCTTTTGATCCCAGTTCGACCTGACATTAAATAATGAGGATTTTTCAATTCACAAAATAGGGATGTAAGTTATAATTAAAAATGACGCGGGTAAGAATAGTACTAAGGTTTGCTTGCAAATACGAAGTTGTTCCAATATGCTAGCTGTTAATCGGTTTGGTAAAACCTTTAGTAGATCTTGAACCTGAAGTACAAAAAAGGTTTTTGTTAGTGATCAACAAAATATAATCTATAAAGTGACAAGTAATCGACATATTTCCATACTCACGTGTGGGTCAAGATCCATTAGCCTGTGCTCAAAGTGTTGTATTCTTGAATTAAGGGCAGCTTCCACAACCTGAAATTCCAATGTGTTAAAACCATGGGAAATCTAGAATCTAAGTTGTTAAAATAATAACTTACGAATAAATAAATAGCATATAAAAAGGAACGATCTAATATGTCATAAATTTAACTCAAGGACAAGCTAACAAGCATGAACATCAGAATGAATTGTGAAGTGAGATCATCCACCGTAGCTTAAAAAATATTATATAGTGAATGCAAGCAACATGGATGATATCAATATAAAGAAAGGGCAAAAAGATTAAACAAACTAGGTAATTTAGAAACTATATAAAACATAATCCAACCTCAAGCTCGAACGGCATTACTAGACCTCCCCCAATCATACTTTTAGGATTCAAACGAGGTAACAAATCGTCAATAAAAGCTTTTCCTCCTCTACTGCAATTCCACAACAGATAAACCAGTAAATTCAATTGCGTATGAAATTAAGGGGGAGTTAACATCAGAGGAGTTGCATATAAAAAATGCTTACCGGTTGTAATTAAAGATAAAAACACTCTCTTGCATTGCGATTGCACGCAGCGATCCCAAATTCAATAATATGGCATtgtcacgaacctataaaaaaaaaatcacaaagcAAATATGTATTAATGCTGACCAATAATCACAATGCTCTGGATGTTTTATGCATAACTTCATGACTTGGCAATATACCAGCAAAGAAGGCATTGTGTTTGTCAACCACAATGATGGGTCAACACTACGTATGTCTCGAGGACGGAGACCTGTAATAACAAACTTTGCCAGCTGAGGTTCATCAATAAACATAGCTGCACTTCTATCATGATGAGTTacatatgtatgcatatatatgatATTTGAATGTACAGTTAGCTTAATTATTAAAATTTCATCAAGCTGAAAGAAGAATCAAAAGTTGGAAAAATCATTATCCACATCAAAGAAATCATTATTTTAATTGTATATTTACCACTTGACTTGAGCAGATGCCGTCTGTTAACTTTTCTGGTTGAGACCATTCCTTTTGAACTTACTTCCACAACCTTCAAGAGAATAAACAATGCATACACATGAATATAACTAATATTTAATACAGACTTGAAATAGAACTAACCTCAATTAAACACTTTTGGTATCTAAACCATCTGTAAAGAGTCAAAACAATGTCATAAACCTCGAACTAACTAAAATAACAAATGAATTTACAACTGCAAACAACATGGTTTCAACTTCCTACTCATAACTGCATTGACAATAAGCTTATAGTGTTTAAAACACTAACCAAACTAGAACTAAACTGCAAAATGTTCAAAATGAGTATTTGAAGTCAGTACTATGTCAAATCAAGCTTATTCGAATCTAAGCAACTATCCCTAGAGCCTAGTGGTTGGGGCCTGATATTCTCTTCTCGGTTCAAACCTCACTAGCCGCGGCCAGAGAAAGGGTTGGAAACGGTCACGAGATGAACCAGTTAGGCCACATACATATGGTAAAAGTACTCGTTCTCCCTCCCCAGTAGCCTAAACAAGGAAAACCTTATCCGTTTGGATCTAAGATTCACAGGATTATTCCCTGCTTCAAAATTTCATACCTAAAGTGCATTACGAATAAACTTAGTGTTACATGCCAAAATAAGCAGATTAAACCTAAATTACATAATATTGAAAACGTCTTAGTACATTGAAATCGAAACAAACCTTATAAACGTTTGAATCTAAACTTCACACGGAATAATTATGTTTTAATATTTCATATCTAAAGTGCATTACCAATAAGCTTACAGTGCTAGATGCCAAAAATTTTTAGCAGATTAAACTTAAACAATATAATATTCAAAACGACATAGTACATTGATATCGAAACAAACCTCATAAACTGGATCACGACTGTTAAGGTTAAGAGCATCAGATAATGAAGAAACGTTCCTCTTCGAACCGCCGCTAGTTAACTTCTCAAATTCATCGTAGCTTTGATAACTCCGTTCACCTGGATCTTCATCGTCGTTATCAGAAGTTTCGTCCGTACTATCTTCCGTTGATTTCACGTAACGTTTTGACCTAGCAGTTGATAAAACATTTACTGAAATCGGATACAGAAAATAACAGGTGTTTCGTAGAGAGATCTCCGGAGATTTTGGCCGGAGGAAGGCGTATTTGGTGAATGAAATGTACTGCGGCGATTGAATCGCCGTTAAATGCGGAAAGTGTGAAGAGGTAGAAATTGAAGTTGTAGATTTTGCCGCCATTTTGTATATTGATGTTTCAAGTAGTGAAGTAAGAGATGATCATGTTAGAGAATGTGATTGTATACAAATTTTGTGTGATTGTGAACTCcgttggtggtttatggtggtggtgaGCTGGAGAGGAGGAGGAGAAGGACAGTGGGGGTTTCGGGCCTTCAGGTGGTTATCGTGTGTCCACGTGGATTTTATCCACCATAGCTCTTGTCACACTTTACCGCTAACTTTTAAAAATGTTTACTTCGTACCGCTTTTATTCTTTGGTAAAATGGCTCATTTTAATTTTACATTTTTTAATAGAAAAAATTGCGCGGATAGTTCATGTGATTTGTATCAAATTGCACGGTTAACTAAAGTATCGGTTTTCGATGTGGATAGTCACTATAGTTTGCTAGAGGAGCAAGGATAATCCAAATCACTAACTCcgttaatttttctgttaaaatctaGTCatatgccagacatgtgagggtattttcgtcatttaacCTTATTTATAAACCCATCTCTTCTAAACAGATCTGGAAACACATAAATTTTATAAAGTCAACTTTATCTTCAAAATCAACACATCTCCACAAAATCAACACAGAACCCCAAATCAAAACATTAACTTCATAAACCCCATCAAACCCCGTCAAAAACCTAAATTCATAAGCCCAAATTACAACCTAAGAATTTAGGCTAATTTCTTAATAAATGTTTTAGATTAGTTGTTAAGTAAAACCCCAAATTgatttcgcaaaaaaaaaaaataaccatCTTCGCGATTCAACAGAAAAAAGGACATGTCATGGAGTTGGATTCTATAACCAATACCTCTTCAATCATGTTGTTCAAGACCTGAGTTCCACCACCGTCACCGTCGCTGAGTTCCACCAGCATCACCACCGCTGAGTTCAACTACCGTCACCGCTGAGTTCGACCAACAACAAATCTGATTGGGTTGTAACCAAAATAGAAACACAATTAAACCCGAACAAATTTTATATTTGAGTTTCTTGTAGGGAAACCAAAATAGAAACATAATTAAACCCCGATAATAACCCATTCGTACTAACATTTACAACTGAGTTTATTCTGCCGGAGCTCTGTTACGATCGCCGGTGCACAGAGCAGGTACGCCAAAGTTGACGTTTTCAAGTAAACAACGGCGACTGACGTGACAACGGGGGTAGTGTTTAATGGGATGACCGATGAGTTTTTAATCAAATAACGTGGAATGATGAGATGATTTAAGATGATgggtttatttatatttttattttcgtgtgtgtgtgtgtgtgtgtatatatatatatatatatatatatatatagtgtggtTTTTGAATATGAAATTTGAAAAGTGGGTTTCTAAAAGTCTTTGGTTTGTTGGAGAGATtgaatgacgaaaataccctcgcatgtctggcacatgactagattttaacagaaaaattaacaGAGTTAGTGATTTGGACTATCTTTGCTCCTCTAGCAAACCACATTGACTATCCACATACAAAACTGATACTTTGATTACCCGTGCATTATGGTACAAACTATAaggactatccgcgcaattttctcttttaaaaaacaaaattaggGGGATACGGGGATAGTTCATTTGATTTGTGTCAAATAGTTTCGGTGT includes these proteins:
- the LOC139855502 gene encoding uncharacterized protein isoform X1; this encodes MMLRLKQLTCSKSAITLTSRLLFTQEDKLFLPVNVPTRLTSNRFLDFYQLGNKDAIEKERARLKDEMNRGYFADMAELKEHGGKIATANKIVIPAMAAVKFPQLEVNFSAGKSLKLPVTTFGPDTDSLKATIPKATLMCLSFRATSQVMIDSWCAPFIETFKNSEKVQLYEVSVIESWLLLQTPIKKLLLLMLKKSKPSEDGVLQRQIAYAFGDHYYFRKELKILNLLTGYMFLLDKFGRIRWQGFGLATPDELSSLLSCTSLLLEEE
- the LOC139855502 gene encoding uncharacterized protein isoform X2, producing the protein MNRGYFADMAELKEHGGKIATANKIVIPAMAAVKFPQLEVNFSAGKSLKLPVTTFGPDTDSLKATIPKATLMCLSFRATSQVMIDSWCAPFIETFKNSEKVQLYEVSVIESWLLLQTPIKKLLLLMLKKSKPSEDGVLQRQIAYAFGDHYYFRKELKILNLLTGYMFLLDKFGRIRWQGFGLATPDELSSLLSCTSLLLEEE
- the LOC139852363 gene encoding magnesium transporter MRS2-11, chloroplastic-like; translation: MAAKSTTSISTSSHFPHLTAIQSPQYISFTKYAFLRPKSPEISLRNTCYFLYPISVNVLSTARSKRYVKSTEDSTDETSDNDDEDPGERSYQSYDEFEKLTSGGSKRNVSSLSDALNLNSRDPVYEVVEVSSKGMVSTRKVNRRHLLKSSGLRPRDIRSVDPSLWLTNTMPSLLVRDNAILLNLGSLRAIAMQESVFIFNYNRRGGKAFIDDLLPRLNPKSMIGGGLVMPFELEVVEAALNSRIQHFEHRLMDLDPHVQDLLKVLPNRLTASILEQLRICKQTLVELGSKAGALRQMLLDMLEDSQEIRRLCIVGRNCILSRNIDVECTVPLDKQIAEEEEEEIEMLLENYLHRCESCHNQAERLLDSAREMEDSIAVNLSSRRLQVSRFELLLQVGTFCLAVGALVSGIFGMNLRSYLEEHVFAFWLTTGGIIFGAVVAFFLTYSYLRAKKIL